The Photobacterium sp. TY1-4 DNA window TTCTTCGATTGCTCGCCCACGGTCATGGTCTGGGACACCATGTCTTCAATCTGGGTGGTCAGTGAACTGATGATGCTGCTGATTTCCGAAGTGGATGAGCGGGTACGATCCGCCAGCTGGCGGACTTCATCGGCCACCACGGCAAACCCGCGCCCGACATCGCCGGCTCGCGCGGCTTCGATCGCTGCATTCAGCGCCAGTAAATTGGTTTGCTCGGCAATATCCGTAATAATTTTGATGGTATCGGCGATACGGACACTTTCCTGTCCGAGGACCTGCGCGGTGCTTTCCATCGTCGCCATCCGGGCGTTCATGTCATCCAGGGCGTTGCGAATATCGCCGACGACTTCCCGGCTGTGTTCTGCGCCGTCACGGCTCTCACTGGCAATCGACAGCACATCATCCATCTTGTTGGACAAGGTCACCAGTTCCTGCTGATTATTTTTCAAATTGATCAGTAGATTCGAGGTATTAATTTGGTGCAATTCACTTTTTAATCGATTCTGCCGGGAATAAATGTGGGCTTCATGGATGGCATGAATCGAGGTATTGACATTGCTCATGGCTTTGGAAAATTCATTCGGCAACCCGGCTGTAAGTCCTTTGCGGTGGAACTCTTTTTTACCGGCACGGTTGAAACTGTTGGCCAATTCCTTGAAATTGGTTTCCATGATATCGAGAAAATCATTGAGCGCCCAGGCCACATGCCCCACTTCCCCCAGCCCTTTGGTGCGGGTAATGCGCACATGCAGGTTCCCGTCCTTGGCGGAATCCAGGGCTTCGCGAATCCGATCAAGCACCATGATTGGCCGGCGTTGATCCCGGTAGGCATAGACGGCAAAAAATACCGCAAAGATTGGAGAGACGATATTTAAAGTATTCAAACCGTGCTGGTACATATTGACGACAGACAGCGCGAAGGTGACCGTAATAAATACCACGCATAAGACGAGGAACTTTTGTTGCAACAGCAAAATATTCTTACTGACTTGGCTGGTTTTCATGTGATGTCCCCCTTATTGATGCTTGTGATAAAGGCTGAGCACATATTCCTCATACCCCATCTGATGTTCACGCTGAATCTGATCAGCCAGCCATTGCCAGGAGGTTTCACCGGCTTGCTTATGTCCGGCGGATTGCTCGATTTCTCTCATCTTCTGGTAGATCGTTTCGATTTCGTGAACCGCAGCTTTGGGCGCAAATCGGCGCACTGAATAATAGCCAATCGTTTGATCTCTGAGATTGTCGGATGTGATATTGGCGAAGACCCAGTAGTAATTTCCGTCTGATGTGTAATTCTTGACAAACCCGAAAAACTCCTCGCCGGACTTCAGGGTTTTCCACAAGCCGAAAAACACGCCTTTGGGCATATCCGGATGCCGGATAAGATTGTGGTTTTTACCAAGCAACTCGAGCTCTGAGTAATTGGCAATCCGCATAAAGGTGCGGTTTGCATAGGTGATTTTCCCTTCCAGGTTTGTTTTACTCACAATGAGCTCGTTGGGCTCAAACGATATTTCTTTTTCTTGCAGCATTATTCCACCCTGAACAATTACTCAGATTATTTATGATCAACTACATACGTTTGTATCCGGCTATCAATTGTATGCTTTGTAATTTTGCATGGGTATGATGGCTGCTGTGATCTTCTTCGAATTCGCTCTAGGTATATGACTTTTATCACCCATATCACAGTTTTTGTGTAATCAAAGAAATAATAAACGTAAAAGTTAGAGGATGGGTCATCAATAAGAATACTGGCTTTTCAGGCGGCCATGATTTATTTTAATTGTGTTTTTTGTCATTAAGTGGGTGTTGGATTTGTGAGTATAGCGGTGAAAGCAGTGTTGATTCATTATCTGGATCAGCTGGAGAATCTGGTAGCAAAAGTTAGTGATGATGTCTTTGAGCAAGCGCTCACCGAAGATATGTTTCCCTTTGCAATGCAGGTAAAAATCGCCGCAAATTTTGCCTTGCGTGGCTATTGTCCGTTGCTGGGTAATCCGGTGGTTTCCTTTCAGGCACAGGAGAACACCCGACACGCGGTGTCGCAGCAAATTGTGCAGACCCGGGATTATTTGCGCGGGCAACCTGAAGTGACGGCATTGGATCCGGATGTGATGTTGTCCGACAAAGCCGGTTTTACCGAAGTGAGCCTGCCGCAACCGCAGTTTATCCATCATTACATCCTGCCGAATTTCTTTTTCCATATCAGCATGGCGTACGCTATCGCCAAAGTGCAGGGCGAGCCGGTCAGCAAAGCAGATTTTGATGGCTATCATGCTTACCCGCCGGGCTTTAGTTTTATCCAGCCTTCTTAACTGCGCCTGGACGATCGCGTTGGCGCTTAGGCCTGTCGGTGGCAGTCACCGGATTCATCGGATTAGCGCGCAGCCATATATTGTTTCGGTGGTCGTCCTAGGCTCTTTTTGAAAAAAGTGATAAAGGCGCTGACGGACTCATATCCCAATTGCTCGGAAACCTGCTGGACCGGATTGCCGGAAGTCAGCTGCTGGAGCGCCACCACAATGTGTAGCTGTTTACGCCAGTTGCCGAAGGTCAGCCCGGTTTGTTGTTTCACCAACCGCGAAAGGGTCTTTTCGCTCATTGCATACGCGTTGGCCCACTGGGCCATGGTGCGGCGATCGGCCGGGTCAGCCAGTAAGGCGGTGGCGATTTGGTTGAGCCGTGGCTCCTGCGGGATCGGGAAATCGAATTGCTCACGTGGCATGGTTGGTAGTTCATCGAGCAATACCTGTACTAGCCTCGCGGTCGGGCTGTCTGCCGGATAATCCTGCGGGCGGGCGGCGAGGGTGATCAGGATTTCGCGGATCAACGGGCTGACGGACAAGGTACAAACCTGATCCGGCATGTCGGCGGCATCAGGCTCAATAAACAACATGTAGCCTTCCCCCTCCGGTGTGAGCTGGTTGCTGTGGGGAACATCGCCCGGGATCCAGACCGCAGAGTACGGCGGGACAATCCAGATGGCATCTTTGATCCGGCTGGTGACAGAGCCGCAGGTCGGCATCACCAGTTGTCCTTTGCGGTGTTGGTGGTAGGGCGACTCTGCGACCCGTTCATTGGCCTGGGTATACAGGATGTCGACAGCGTGCGTTGTGTTGTCGACATCCGAGAATAGGGGCGTTTGGGCGGTCATCTTGTCCGAATTTAGCAATAAAATGTCTATTTATCTTAATTCAGCAATCCGTAAACCGTCTATAGTGCCGGGCATGGATTCTTCATTTGGTCATTGTTATGCGAAATAAATCGCTTACGCCCATCTCGTGCTGGTTTTTACTGGCATTACTGTTTATCGCCCTCAATATGCGGGCGCCGTTTACCAGCTTGTCCCCCTTGCTGGATGAGATCAGCCTGTCGCTGTCTCTGAGTGCGACTCAGGCTGGCTTGTTGACAACCTTGCCGTTGATTGCATTTGCGTTCTTCTCGCCGTTTGCTTCGGTGCTGGCCCGGCGACTGGGGCTGGAGGTAACGATCATGCTGGGGTTGGTGTCGATTGCGGTCGGCGTGATGGTGCGCTCGCTGCATGCGATTCCGGCGCTGTTTTCCGGCACCCTGCTGCTGGGGATCGGGATTGCGATTGCGAATGTATTACTGCCGGGATTGCTCAAACGCGATCATGCCCGTCATGCGGCCTCGCTGACCGCCTTGTATGTGCTGATCATGAGTGTCGGAGCCGCCCTGGGCTCGAGCCTTGTGATCCCGCTCGCCCGGCTGGCAACGACGGTGACCGAGGCGAGTGTGCCGGGTTGGTCTGTCGCGCTGCTCTGGTGCTTGCCTCTCTCATTGTGTGCGGTTCTGGCCTGGTTGCCCCGACTGCGGGTCAGCCGTCAGGTTGCGCCGCAGCCGAATTCCGGTCAGGGGATCGGGGATCTGCTGCGCTCAAAGGTGGCCTGGCAGATCACCCTGTTTCTCGGACTGAACTCCTTTATCAACTATGTCTTTGTCAGCTGGTTTGCCGTGATGGCACTGGATCTGGGGTTCAGTGCTGAAAAAGCCGGGGTCTACCACGGGTTGATGCAACTGGCAGGGGCTGCCCCTGCGTTGGTGATGGTGCCCTTGATGGCCAAAGTGAAGAACGTTCGGTTGATTGCGGCGGTAATGATTATGGCGACGTTGGTCGGTGTGGCTGGCCTGATGATGATGCCGTCACTGGCGTTGTTCTGGGCACTATTGCTCGGCGTCGGGCAGGGTGGCGCCTTCATTCTCGGCCTGTCGATGATCAGTCTGCGCAGTGATAGTCCGGAGCAAGCCACCGCGTTATCCGGCATGGCGCAGTGCCTTGGTTATCTGCTGGCAGCGACCGGACCTGTGGTGATCGGCTATCTGTACGAAATCAGCCAGAACTGGGATTCGGCGCTAACCTTGATGCTGGGCGTCACGCTGGTGTGGGGATACTGCGGGCTGATGGCTTGTCAACCTGAACCGGAACCGACGGAAAGTGTTTCAGCTACGGCTTAAGCGTGAGTTGTCCGTTGCGTCAGTGCTATCTGCATCGAAGACACTATCTGCATCGAAAACACTATCTGCAGCGAAGATATATCTGTTGCGAAAACGCTATCTGCTGTGAAATCAGCTTTCTCCCGCCGCTGACGATCTTTCTTTGAGTGACAGCACGTATTGGCCCGGCATCATTGCCGGGCCGATTGGTTTGTTGTTCTCCTGAACATGAAATGACAAGTGATGCATAAACGCTGAGTGAGTCAGTGTGTCCGCTACGCAACTGTGACTGTCCCGAATGCGTAAGACGGTCAGATCGCCGCGCCATAGACTGAGGATCACAACTGAACCAAAGCGATATCAAGCGCATATCACAGGAGCATGAGCGATGACTTACCCCGCAGGAAAATATACCCCGACCCCGGTGATCGATTTGGCCGAACGGACCTGGCCCGGCAAACAGCTCACCACCGCGCCTCGCTGGTGCTCGACGGATTTACGTGACGGCAACCAGGCCCTGGCCAACCCGATGGATCAGGACAAGAAGGTGCTGTTGTTTGACCATCTGATCCGCTGTGGGTTTCAGGAAATTGAAGTGGCGTTCCCGTCCGCGTCCCAGACTGATTTTGACTTTGTCCGCGCTTTGATTAAGCAGGACAAAATCCCTGATGCGGTCTGGATTCAGGTGATCACCCAGTCGCGGCCCGATTTAATCGAGCGGACTATCGCTTCCCTGGCCGGTGCTCCCCGAGCGATTGTGCATTTGTACAACGCTACCGCGCCGGTGTTTCGTGAGTTGGTGTTTAACAAGAGCAAAGCCGAGACGATTGCACTGGCGGTGGCCGGGTTGAAGCAAATGCGCACCCTGTGCGAGCAACAGCCGGAAACCGACTGGGTGCTGGAGTATTCCCCGGAAACCTTTTGTTTCACCGAGTTGGACTTTGCCCTGGCGGTGTGCGAAGCGGTGAAAGCGGCTTGGCAGCCGAGCGCAGAGCGGCCGATGATCCTCAACTTACCGGCCACGGTTGAGGTCAATACGCCCAATGTTTATGCCGATCAGATTGAATCTTTCATCCGCCAGTTTTCGGATCTCAGCCATATAACGATCAGCATTCACCCGCACAATGATCGCGGCACCGGGGTGGCTTCGGCCGAGCTGGCGATGCTGGCCGGAGCGCAGCGAATCGAAGGTTGTTTGTTCGGCAATGGTGAGCGGACCGGCAACGTCGATTTGGTGACCCTGGCGATGAATCTCTATACCCAGGGGATCGATCCGCAGCTCGATTATTCGGATATCCGCCAAACCGTCGAGCTGATCGAGTATTGCAATCAGATCCCGGTGCATCCCCGCCATCCGTATGCCGGTGAGCTGGTGTTTACCGCTTTTTCTGGCTCGCATCAGGATGCGATCAAAAAAGGGTTCGCTATAAAGTCAGCCAGTTCAAATGCGCCGTGGTTGATCCCTTATTTGCCGCTTGACCCCCAGGATGTCGGTTGCAGTTATGAAGCCGTGATCCGCGTCAACAGCCAGTCCGGCAAAAGCGGCGTGGCTTGGCTGATAGAGCAAAATCACGGCCTGAAGTTGCCCAGAGCCTTGCAAATTGACTTCAGTCAGCGGGTCAAACTGCAGGCAGATATCAGTGGACAGGAGATGGGCCTGTCGCCGATTTGGTCGCTGTTCCGCCGGTCCTACGGTTTGGTACCGACGCCGGACCTGGCCCTGCTGGATTATCGCTGCGAGCCGGGAAAAACTGGGCAGCAGCTTAGCGCCAAAGTCGCGTTTCGCGGCAAGACGGTCAGCATCCGGGCTGAAGGGAACGGCTTGCTGTCGGCCCTGCTCGATGGCTTGCGGCAAAAATGGGGGATTGAAGTCAATATCTTAGATTATGCCGAGCATACGCTGGGGCAGAAAACCCAAAGTAAAGCGGTGGCCTATGTTGCGTGTGAAACTGCCGATCAGCAACGCTTCTTCGGCGTTGCGATTGAAGCCGACTCGAGTCGGGCTTCATTGCAGGCGGCGCTCAATGCGATTGGAAATGCCCTGAAGGGATCCGCTTCTGCCGCGCAGCTGAACGTTGATCTGGAACAGCTCAGCTAGCGGGCGCCGGGGTGCCAAGGTCGACATCTGACGCCGGAGTTTGCAGGTATTCGGTCGGCGACAGGCCAACCCGGCTTTTGAAGACCTGGCTGAAAGCGCCGGGGCTCTCGTAGCCCACCGCCAGGGCCGCTTCAATGACACTGTGTCCGGCGGCCAGCAACTCCATACTGCGGAGCAGCCGCTGGCGGCGCAACCATTCACCGAAGTTTAATCCCAGTTGCTGGTGGAATTTACGCGAAACGGTCCGTTCACTTACATTTAATAGCTGCGCGGCATCGCTGATCGACCAGGGATGATCAATACGCTGGGTGATGGTGTCACACAGTTGATGGAGTGATTTGTCCCGGGCGACCGGCACATGGAACCCCAGCAGCGGTAAACTGCGCAGCTCATCTAAAATCAACTCCACTAGACGCTCATCCCGGCTACCGGGTTTGACCTGATTCGGAATATCGACTGCTGCAACAATGAGTTCGCGCAATAACGGGCTGACCGAAAAAACGCCGCACTCGCCGGGTAAATCGGCACGGGCCAACGGATCGAGAAACAGGGTTCGCACTTCCACACTGCCGGTCGCCTGCAGGCTGTGCTCGATCCCGGCCGGGATCCATAAACCGCGACCCGGTGGGACCACCCAACTGCCGGACGGGGTATCAATTCGGAGCACCCCACTGATGGTATGCAGGAGCTGGGTAGTGGTATGCGTATGCAGCGGCTCGCAGTCGCCATGGTCATAGTGATGGGCCAGTGCGACTAAGTTTTGCGTTAGGTTATCGGTCTGAAAATGCATCATATCACCCCTAGATTTCCGTAGCTTGAGCCCTAAGTTACTGGAACTGAAAGTTGAATGCGAACATATCTTTTGGTATGGCGCCAGAGAATGGATTGAAGCGACACTGCAATCATGAGTCGTTAAATTCAAAAAAAATTGAAGAATGTATATAAATTTTAAACTTGTGGTTATTGAACCATGAGCGTGTGATTTGCCCTTCAGGCGAGAAATAGGCTTACAGCTGAGTTTTGGTTGTTTTTTATATTAATGATTTTTAAGGTTTTATTGATTTTCCATTGCTGGATGTTCAACATAGTGTATCCGGCTGCCTTTCGGTAGGCTTCACTATCGGCTTAGAGCTGAACTTAGGTGTACGAAATAGCGCTTAAATTTCGCACCATGATCAAAAATATCTTTATTTATTCAAAATTATTTGATCTTATCAAAATGTGTGATAAATTAGCCCCAGATTTGAGCAACTCGAATCCCCGAACATTGCAATGGCCAGGTAACGGAGGCGGTTGCATTCCTGGCGATGCACTTCATGGTTATTACAGTGCAGCGTCAGCGCGCTGGCGAGCCAGCAACCCTGCTTGGAACACAGGGTTTAAACGGAACGGAAAACGGCCCAGGGCATCTGCTCTGGGCCGTTTTTTCATGGCTTGCTTTCGGGAGGCCCGAGTTGCTTTTGGGAGACCGGAGTAGCTTTGGGAGACCTGAGTAACTTTACTGGCTGGTTTCCAGCACGTAGTAATCAATTTCAGCTTGCGTGTGGTCATAGCCAAACCCGAGCTTCTCCAGCACCTTTTGAGACGCTGCGTTGACCGGATCAATCCCGGCAATGAATCGGGTCGTCTTATTTGATCCAGCCAGATGGTTGATCAGCCCCTGCATTGCTTCGGTGGCCAGTCCTTTCCCCCAGTAGGATTCGGCAATCACATAACCGATCCGGTATTGCGCCGCTTCTTCCGGAAATACGAACAAGTAACCTGCCACCTGATCGGTCGAACTTAATCGGACAATTGTGCCGATGCTGAGCCGGCTATCGAGCCACTGCGCTACATCATCCTGCGTTTCCAGTTGGCTGCAGTCCGGCGGCAAATAGCGGCTGACCTTGTCGGTAAACAGGGTTCTGATTTCCAGGCCGAGTCCCGGTTGGGCTCTGTCCAGCGTTGCGGCTTGCAAGCGCTCAGTCTCAAAAACAATGGGTTCAAGCATCTGTGGGGTTTCTCATTGGGGATCGAATTGGGGGAGTTTACCATTAATCCCGAATTGACCGAATAAGCTGCCTGCTTGTCCCGAGATCTTAATCCAACGCGCTGCAAACCCGGTTCCGGCCGGACGCTTTGGCGACATACAGATACTTATCGGCTTCGGCCAGCGCGCGATCGATACTGCCGTCGAGTTTGGCGATGCCCATCGATACGGTGACCTGCGGGTCCAGCGGGGCTGATTCGATACACTGGCGGATCCGGTTAAAAATTCTGTCGGCTTCGATCAGGGAATCCGCATTCAGGACCATCAGAAATTCTTCGCCGCCGTAGCGGAATACAATGTCCTTCTTGCGGGCATTATCTTTTAGCAATTGGGAAATTTGTTTAATGATTTTATCGCCGGTGATATGGCCGAAGGTGTCATTGACGCTTTTGAAGTGGTCGATATCCAACAGGGCAACAAACTGATCAGGCTGGGCTTCGATCTTGCGCTTGTTGCGGTGCAGGTGTTTGCGGTTAAACAGTTGCGACAGTTCATCAATCGAAGACTGGTAATGGGCCTGTTTTCGTTTGTTATTGATCTGATAAACGCTGAGCAGCAGCACCATCGCAAGAAATCCAATGATAATCATCAGAAAATAGATCCGATCCACCAGACGGAAGCGATCGATAAACAGCATGTATAGGGTCTGGCCACCGGAAGTCATGATGCGGTATGAGATATTTTCGTTGCGGTAGAGATAGTAACCAGCCGACGCCTCGCTGGTTTTGAGCGTGTGCAGCAGCAACTTGTCGAGTTTGCCCTGATTTTCACGGTGGGAAAACAGCACGTTGCCCTGGCTGTCGGTGTTGACCACCATGACGTTGTTGTTCGGCACCGTCCAGAACTGCTCGCTGTTCACGGTGGCTACATAGTACAGCGGAATTTGGCGATCGGCTGACGTACGGATGAAATAACTGTTGCCGTTATCCGCGAGGGCGATATTGAACGGCTCTTCGCTGGCGTAGTGATCCCAGGCACCGATATTGAGCTTCATGTCGGCAACGAATGTGCGGTAGTGGGACGGGTCCAACACTTCAATACGGGTGATATTGCTCGACAGCGATTTGGGTAACGCGGCTGCGGCCTCGTTGGCATCAAAGGTGGTGGCGGCTTGCTGCGCGATGAGCGCCAGCGCGGCTTCGATGGTCTGAATCCGTTGCAGATAAACCAACTCCACCAGTTCCAAATCTTCTGCCTGAGCGCGCAGCTTGTAATTGTCGATAAAATTTTTCGGGGTGGTGACCAGCAGGATAAACAACATGATCAGCAACGTGGCGGTCAGCTCTCCTTTGACCGGGGAGAAAAAAGCGAACAATCTCAAAACAATCCCTTTTTGATAATCCATGAGCACATCTCTTCGCAGGGGTAATGTCACGGTAATTCGGGATGTCGTTGCTAGGTGACGCGGTTAGCAGTTCTCCCTTTCCCCAGGTACATCGGCTTGAACGCATTTTCATGCCGAAGGTCACGCTTCAGCAGGCCGGTGTCGTCGAAACGACGACCATTCAAATGCAGCGCGAGCACACTCTAACTGATGATTGTGACAAAATAATGATGAGTATTTTCAGATAATTACCGGAGAAGTCATGATGAGTTGAGCGCGTCGTCTGCGCGCTCAACATCGGATTGGGAGTGTGGTGGACAATGCCGGCTAAGTCGAGTGCGGATGATGCCGCCGGGCCTGCGGCCAGTAAAATCCGATATATTTCCAGCTGACCCAAAAGACCAGTGTGGTCGCGACCATCAATTCGATCAGGGCCAGGGATTTGAGCCAGGTCCAGTGCGGATAGTCGATCATCAGCCAGTCGGTCAGGCGTTCAATCGCCACGGCGCTGATAACCGACGGGAATGTCACGGCAGCCAGCGGCGGCTGGAACCTTTGGTTGAGCAGGTTGATGTAGAACAGGTAGACCAGAATCGTCATGGTGATGGCCACCCCGGCCAGCGCCCCGGTCAGAACCGGATCAGGCTGCGTCACATTACTCAGATAGGCGGCCAGCGACAAATTGACCGGCGCGGCCATAATCGCCAGCGTCGGTCGGGCTGGTCGCGGCAGACGACCGGCAAAACAGAGCCGGTAAAGCACCACAGGCAACATCATAAAGTAGATCGCGACACAGACATGGGTCATCAGCAAAGCGAATTCAGTGTGTCCGAGTTGCGGACCGGCGAGCGTGCCGCTGATGGCACCCACCGGGTACAGGAACCAGCTGGGATACAGATTGATCAATCGAAAGTTTTTGATTTGATGGAAAAAGAAGTACACCAGCATGAAGAAATGCAGGGCCATGGCCGGATACCAGAGTACACGCGCCACATGAAGGTGAATCGAGGAAAGATAGTCGGCCAGCACCAGCATGGTCATGGTCATCGGTGCCATCAGACTGCCGTACAGCGGGTGGCGCAGATCCAGCAGGAAATTGCGCGGAAACAGCAGATACTTGAGAATGACCGGCATCAGGAGGGCGGCCCCCAACACGGCGCAGACCCCCCGGATCACATCGCCGCTGCCGGGCATAAACAGCGCCCACGCCAGGCCGATCCCTGTGGTCGACAGGGCCAGTGCCGCTTGCGCCGTGGGTACTTGTCTCAGCGTCCCTCTAAATCCCGCCATGAGTGTCTGATCGCTCCATATGTCATTCAAATGTTAATGTAGCGTTGGATTCTACACCAAAGCGGTGGGGCCGTGCGCAGTTTTGCGAGTGAGATAACAGTGCGGGCGGTCACGTTTTGCGGAGCTTTTCATCAAAAATGGATTTGCCAAACGCAGCAATGCATACCATATTTATAAGGAAGCTTGTAATGAGCCGTTCTTGCTTAGCTCCTGGAGGATTCAGCTGATTTCAAAGGGCTCAAGGGTGCAAGTTTCCTGTTGGTGGTGGCGTGAGCCAACGCTGGCAGAGCGGAAAGCTAAGTCGTGAGACTTGGTGACTTACAATTTGGTTAAGTGACAAAAAGTGAAATTACTTCTTCGTCAAATGACACTAAAGTCCGATTTAAAGAAGTGACTGCATCGGACTCGGCATACTCAACGTAATGAGTGGCGAAGCCTCAAGTAACAACGGCCTCGGATGTGCCCAAACGGTCAACTGAGGTGTTCATAAAACTTAATCCAAGCCGCACTGCAACGGTGCGGCTTTTTATGTGTGTCAGTGTATGTTTTTCTGTATTTTCCAAGCCTGTCAGAACCAGTGGATTAAGGATCTTCTGTTTATTCTGAATCTATCAGATTTGCATCTCGGTATGGTCTCCCAGAACGCAGCCTTTAAAGCTGAATTCGTTGCGCACCTAATTTAAACCTAAACTCAGCCCAACCTCTATGGCCTGCGCACCCCAACACCCTGAGTTTCGAGCAGGTGGCGTTTGTGGATGAAGTGATAGAGGATGACCGCGCCGGGCAAGCTAGGAGCTAAGGATATGAATACCGCAGAGAAAATGCCTGAGCGCTACGGTATGAAAGCCAGCGCGGCCAACGAGTTGCCCGTGAAAGAAGTGGTTTGCCAGTGTGGTCACCGGATCTGTGATAACGAAGGGGTGATCCGTTCCCGCTGTGTGAAGATTGTGGAAGGGGGGGCGCTGTGTCGCTGTAAGCGATGGGTGGAAGTGCCGGTGGCTGGTTCGTAGCCGATAAAGTACGAACGGTAAACAGGGCATACTGTCAATAGATAGTGTGCCTTTTTTGTGAGATCTGTTGACTATCGTTGGCTAAGTATGAATTAATACTAAAACTATTTTCGGAGCTGTTGATAATAATAATTAGGTGGTTTAGTGAATGTTGAAAAACTGAAAGATTACTTTTACGTAAATATAGCATCTCTCTTTTGGACTTCTTTTTTGTTGGTTGGTGGTGGGGTTTTTATTTGGTATTTCTCTTATATTGAATATATGCCCGATTTTGATTTAAAGTCTTCTCTTACTATATTGTCTGCTGCATCAATAACGTCGATTATTATAATTGTGTTTTTTATTGCGGTTTTGATCTTTCCTGGTTCTTTTTGGTCTGATGTGTGGGCTAATAA harbors:
- a CDS encoding methyl-accepting chemotaxis protein, with translation MKTSQVSKNILLLQQKFLVLCVVFITVTFALSVVNMYQHGLNTLNIVSPIFAVFFAVYAYRDQRRPIMVLDRIREALDSAKDGNLHVRITRTKGLGEVGHVAWALNDFLDIMETNFKELANSFNRAGKKEFHRKGLTAGLPNEFSKAMSNVNTSIHAIHEAHIYSRQNRLKSELHQINTSNLLINLKNNQQELVTLSNKMDDVLSIASESRDGAEHSREVVGDIRNALDDMNARMATMESTAQVLGQESVRIADTIKIITDIAEQTNLLALNAAIEAARAGDVGRGFAVVADEVRQLADRTRSSTSEISSIISSLTTQIEDMVSQTMTVGEQSKNVSGEVNNFHANFDKVANSSQATIQLMNQAKDLSFASLVKLDHVIYMQNGYIGLEKCGKGAEAEAVQVDHFHCRLGKWYYEGEGYTGFRQLPSYRRLEGHHEAVHQKIHTAMDIVQQDWLNDDNILEHLIETIEQAEASSNGVIDSISEMVHEKHSKAG
- a CDS encoding PAS domain-containing protein, which produces MSKTNLEGKITYANRTFMRIANYSELELLGKNHNLIRHPDMPKGVFFGLWKTLKSGEEFFGFVKNYTSDGNYYWVFANITSDNLRDQTIGYYSVRRFAPKAAVHEIETIYQKMREIEQSAGHKQAGETSWQWLADQIQREHQMGYEEYVLSLYHKHQ
- a CDS encoding DUF1993 domain-containing protein — encoded protein: MLIHYLDQLENLVAKVSDDVFEQALTEDMFPFAMQVKIAANFALRGYCPLLGNPVVSFQAQENTRHAVSQQIVQTRDYLRGQPEVTALDPDVMLSDKAGFTEVSLPQPQFIHHYILPNFFFHISMAYAIAKVQGEPVSKADFDGYHAYPPGFSFIQPS
- a CDS encoding AraC family transcriptional regulator gives rise to the protein MTAQTPLFSDVDNTTHAVDILYTQANERVAESPYHQHRKGQLVMPTCGSVTSRIKDAIWIVPPYSAVWIPGDVPHSNQLTPEGEGYMLFIEPDAADMPDQVCTLSVSPLIREILITLAARPQDYPADSPTARLVQVLLDELPTMPREQFDFPIPQEPRLNQIATALLADPADRRTMAQWANAYAMSEKTLSRLVKQQTGLTFGNWRKQLHIVVALQQLTSGNPVQQVSEQLGYESVSAFITFFKKSLGRPPKQYMAAR
- a CDS encoding MFS transporter — translated: MRNKSLTPISCWFLLALLFIALNMRAPFTSLSPLLDEISLSLSLSATQAGLLTTLPLIAFAFFSPFASVLARRLGLEVTIMLGLVSIAVGVMVRSLHAIPALFSGTLLLGIGIAIANVLLPGLLKRDHARHAASLTALYVLIMSVGAALGSSLVIPLARLATTVTEASVPGWSVALLWCLPLSLCAVLAWLPRLRVSRQVAPQPNSGQGIGDLLRSKVAWQITLFLGLNSFINYVFVSWFAVMALDLGFSAEKAGVYHGLMQLAGAAPALVMVPLMAKVKNVRLIAAVMIMATLVGVAGLMMMPSLALFWALLLGVGQGGAFILGLSMISLRSDSPEQATALSGMAQCLGYLLAATGPVVIGYLYEISQNWDSALTLMLGVTLVWGYCGLMACQPEPEPTESVSATA
- the leuA gene encoding 2-isopropylmalate synthase, with product MTYPAGKYTPTPVIDLAERTWPGKQLTTAPRWCSTDLRDGNQALANPMDQDKKVLLFDHLIRCGFQEIEVAFPSASQTDFDFVRALIKQDKIPDAVWIQVITQSRPDLIERTIASLAGAPRAIVHLYNATAPVFRELVFNKSKAETIALAVAGLKQMRTLCEQQPETDWVLEYSPETFCFTELDFALAVCEAVKAAWQPSAERPMILNLPATVEVNTPNVYADQIESFIRQFSDLSHITISIHPHNDRGTGVASAELAMLAGAQRIEGCLFGNGERTGNVDLVTLAMNLYTQGIDPQLDYSDIRQTVELIEYCNQIPVHPRHPYAGELVFTAFSGSHQDAIKKGFAIKSASSNAPWLIPYLPLDPQDVGCSYEAVIRVNSQSGKSGVAWLIEQNHGLKLPRALQIDFSQRVKLQADISGQEMGLSPIWSLFRRSYGLVPTPDLALLDYRCEPGKTGQQLSAKVAFRGKTVSIRAEGNGLLSALLDGLRQKWGIEVNILDYAEHTLGQKTQSKAVAYVACETADQQRFFGVAIEADSSRASLQAALNAIGNALKGSASAAQLNVDLEQLS
- a CDS encoding AraC family transcriptional regulator, with amino-acid sequence MMHFQTDNLTQNLVALAHHYDHGDCEPLHTHTTTQLLHTISGVLRIDTPSGSWVVPPGRGLWIPAGIEHSLQATGSVEVRTLFLDPLARADLPGECGVFSVSPLLRELIVAAVDIPNQVKPGSRDERLVELILDELRSLPLLGFHVPVARDKSLHQLCDTITQRIDHPWSISDAAQLLNVSERTVSRKFHQQLGLNFGEWLRRQRLLRSMELLAAGHSVIEAALAVGYESPGAFSQVFKSRVGLSPTEYLQTPASDVDLGTPAPAS
- a CDS encoding GNAT family N-acetyltransferase, with the protein product MLEPIVFETERLQAATLDRAQPGLGLEIRTLFTDKVSRYLPPDCSQLETQDDVAQWLDSRLSIGTIVRLSSTDQVAGYLFVFPEEAAQYRIGYVIAESYWGKGLATEAMQGLINHLAGSNKTTRFIAGIDPVNAASQKVLEKLGFGYDHTQAEIDYYVLETSQ
- a CDS encoding GGDEF domain-containing protein; protein product: MDYQKGIVLRLFAFFSPVKGELTATLLIMLFILLVTTPKNFIDNYKLRAQAEDLELVELVYLQRIQTIEAALALIAQQAATTFDANEAAAALPKSLSSNITRIEVLDPSHYRTFVADMKLNIGAWDHYASEEPFNIALADNGNSYFIRTSADRQIPLYYVATVNSEQFWTVPNNNVMVVNTDSQGNVLFSHRENQGKLDKLLLHTLKTSEASAGYYLYRNENISYRIMTSGGQTLYMLFIDRFRLVDRIYFLMIIIGFLAMVLLLSVYQINNKRKQAHYQSSIDELSQLFNRKHLHRNKRKIEAQPDQFVALLDIDHFKSVNDTFGHITGDKIIKQISQLLKDNARKKDIVFRYGGEEFLMVLNADSLIEADRIFNRIRQCIESAPLDPQVTVSMGIAKLDGSIDRALAEADKYLYVAKASGRNRVCSALD